A stretch of Deltaproteobacteria bacterium DNA encodes these proteins:
- a CDS encoding sigma-70 family RNA polymerase sigma factor, whose amino-acid sequence MSVPALQPAQRGAAEGEGGPSLEVLYEKYAGAVYARCKYLLRTEAEAEDAMQDVFARAMGHLEGFRNEASPLTWLITIATRHCLNVIRGKGAAWHQQYAEREQAKGEAGGGEPEARRLVRQLLGKFDEETQEAAILYHVDEMTLEEVAAALKRSVPTVRKRLAEFASRARAELEGKGEST is encoded by the coding sequence ATGAGCGTCCCAGCGCTACAGCCCGCCCAGAGAGGGGCCGCAGAAGGCGAGGGCGGCCCCTCCCTGGAAGTGCTCTACGAGAAGTACGCCGGAGCGGTGTACGCGCGCTGCAAGTACCTGCTCCGGACCGAAGCGGAAGCCGAAGACGCGATGCAGGACGTGTTCGCGAGGGCGATGGGGCACCTGGAAGGATTCCGGAACGAGGCGTCGCCGCTCACCTGGCTGATCACCATCGCCACGCGGCACTGCCTGAACGTGATTCGAGGAAAGGGCGCCGCCTGGCACCAGCAGTACGCCGAGCGCGAGCAGGCCAAGGGCGAGGCAGGTGGCGGTGAGCCGGAAGCGCGACGACTGGTGCGGCAGCTCCTCGGCAAGTTCGACGAAGAGACGCAGGAAGCAGCGATTCTGTATCACGTGGATGAGATGACTTTGGAAGAGGTCGCGGCAGCGCTGAAGCGGAGCGTGCCCACGGTGCGAAAGAGGCTGGCCGAGTTCGCCAGTCGCGCGCGCGCCGAGCTGGAGGGGAAGGGAGAATCGACATGA
- the cpaB gene encoding Flp pilus assembly protein CpaB: MLKGKTPLLVAIVLGVLAGAMAYLSVKKKEREVKAGWNLVPVLVASDAITEGTVITYDMISQRAVPEQFVTSSVIKPDSANYIVGQKVLVPLQAGDPLLWSQFETSKAAEKLSTIVQKKGRAITIPASGPSAVGGWIRPNDHIDIIGTFRDPQSQDQMAVTLLQNVVVLATGKITGTTNINLLPEGDRGYADISLLVLPEEAEILTLAQDMGQLKFTLRNPEDIDVQEARGRATLQTLITGERIEQLRQRRQQTIQVIKGTNETSKGSGIGAP; this comes from the coding sequence ATGCTCAAAGGCAAGACCCCCCTGTTGGTCGCAATCGTGCTCGGCGTGCTCGCCGGCGCGATGGCCTATCTCTCGGTCAAGAAGAAGGAGCGCGAGGTGAAGGCGGGCTGGAACCTCGTGCCCGTGCTCGTCGCGTCGGACGCCATCACGGAAGGCACGGTGATCACGTACGACATGATCAGCCAGCGCGCGGTGCCGGAGCAGTTCGTCACCTCCTCCGTCATCAAGCCCGACTCGGCCAACTACATCGTCGGCCAGAAGGTGCTCGTGCCCCTCCAGGCCGGTGACCCCTTGCTCTGGAGCCAGTTCGAGACCAGCAAGGCGGCGGAGAAGCTCTCCACCATCGTGCAGAAGAAGGGCCGCGCCATCACCATCCCGGCGTCGGGCCCGTCTGCGGTCGGCGGCTGGATTCGTCCGAACGACCACATCGACATCATCGGCACGTTCCGCGACCCCCAGTCGCAGGACCAGATGGCCGTGACCCTGCTGCAGAACGTGGTCGTTCTGGCCACCGGCAAGATCACCGGCACCACCAACATCAACCTGCTGCCCGAGGGCGACCGCGGCTACGCCGACATCTCGCTCCTCGTGCTGCCGGAAGAGGCCGAAATCCTCACCCTCGCGCAGGACATGGGCCAGCTGAAGTTCACCCTGCGCAACCCGGAAGACATCGACGTGCAGGAGGCCCGCGGCCGCGCCACGCTGCAGACCCTCATCACGGGCGAGCGCATCGAGCAGCTGCGTCAGCGCCGCCAGCAGACCATCCAGGTCATCAAGGGCACCAACGAGACGTCGAAGGGGAGCGGGATCGGCGCGCCGTAG
- a CDS encoding caspase family protein: MSARAASALLLLATLLAAPDAHALRRFAVIVGNNRGGDGTKPLRYAEDDARRMFDILVRLGGVLPEDAQLLLGREADDVWDAIDRAERRGVSAKAGGEEVALLVYFSGHAKDGALRLGPTEARLDKLKDKLSSSKLDVRVAVLDACRSGAITRTKGARLAPAFEVDDGAKQGAKGYVILTSSSGDEDSQESDALQGSFFSHYLDSALLGSGDSSGDGRVTLSEAYAYAYAHTVAQTASTASGVQHPTYAYELAGNGDLVMTDVAVRKEGLLVPGPAPEGTYLIVDDQGAIAAEVDKRAAADRRIALAPGDYVVTRRMADHLRLGALRVRSGELAVLSESALRDAPFSDDPVKGSLEVQERLSTRPVIGAGFGVLSFLGSPKQLFVPSGVVELHLDLEHLISDRWGLGLGLAFGSNSSELDLDGAARPFKFGVVGFTVDATRELAPNSSWNPYASGRGSWILLTRTFDDPRLPKQFYSTFMPGLATGFRKELGQHFQVGAELSGSYLLYTLSKSPTSMASVELDLRIAWGT, translated from the coding sequence GTGAGCGCGCGCGCCGCGAGCGCGCTTCTGCTGCTCGCGACGCTGCTCGCGGCTCCGGATGCGCACGCGCTGCGGCGCTTTGCGGTCATCGTCGGCAACAACCGCGGCGGCGATGGCACCAAGCCTCTCCGCTACGCCGAAGACGACGCGCGGCGCATGTTCGACATCCTCGTGCGCCTGGGCGGCGTGCTCCCCGAAGACGCGCAGCTCTTGCTCGGGCGCGAAGCCGACGATGTTTGGGACGCGATCGATCGCGCCGAGCGTCGCGGCGTGAGCGCAAAGGCGGGCGGCGAGGAAGTGGCGCTGCTCGTCTATTTCTCGGGGCACGCCAAGGACGGCGCGCTTCGGCTCGGGCCCACGGAAGCGCGGCTCGACAAGCTCAAGGACAAGCTCTCCAGCAGCAAGCTCGACGTGCGTGTCGCGGTGCTCGACGCGTGTCGCTCGGGCGCGATCACGCGGACCAAGGGCGCGCGGCTGGCGCCCGCATTCGAAGTCGACGATGGCGCGAAGCAGGGCGCCAAGGGCTACGTGATCCTCACGTCGAGCTCCGGTGACGAGGACAGCCAGGAGTCCGACGCGCTCCAGGGAAGCTTCTTCTCGCACTACCTCGACTCGGCGCTGCTCGGCTCAGGCGACTCGAGCGGCGACGGACGCGTGACGCTCAGCGAGGCCTACGCCTATGCTTACGCGCACACCGTCGCGCAGACCGCGAGCACCGCTTCCGGCGTGCAGCACCCGACCTACGCGTACGAGCTCGCGGGCAATGGCGATCTGGTGATGACCGATGTCGCGGTTCGCAAAGAAGGTCTGCTCGTGCCCGGGCCCGCGCCGGAGGGCACGTACTTGATTGTCGACGACCAGGGCGCCATCGCGGCCGAGGTCGACAAGCGCGCGGCTGCCGATCGCCGCATTGCGCTCGCGCCCGGCGACTACGTGGTCACGCGACGCATGGCTGATCACCTGCGACTCGGCGCGCTGCGTGTGCGCTCGGGCGAGCTGGCAGTGCTGTCGGAGTCCGCGCTGCGCGACGCGCCGTTCTCGGACGATCCCGTGAAGGGCTCGCTCGAGGTCCAGGAGCGGCTGAGCACGCGGCCGGTCATCGGCGCCGGCTTCGGCGTGCTGAGCTTTCTGGGGAGTCCAAAGCAGCTCTTCGTGCCGTCGGGGGTCGTCGAGCTGCACCTGGATCTCGAGCACCTCATCAGCGATCGCTGGGGGCTCGGGCTGGGGCTCGCGTTTGGCTCGAACAGCTCGGAGCTCGATCTCGACGGCGCCGCGCGGCCTTTCAAGTTCGGCGTGGTGGGCTTCACCGTCGACGCCACGCGCGAGCTGGCGCCGAACTCGTCGTGGAATCCGTACGCGTCGGGGCGCGGCTCGTGGATCCTGCTCACGCGCACCTTCGACGATCCGCGGCTGCCCAAGCAGTTCTACTCGACGTTCATGCCTGGGCTTGCCACCGGCTTCCGCAAGGAGCTCGGTCAGCACTTCCAGGTCGGCGCCGAGCTCTCGGGGAGCTACTTGCTCTACACGCTCTCCAAGTCGCCCACCTCGATGGCCTCCGTGGAGCTCGATCTCCGCATCGCCTGGGGAACCTGA
- a CDS encoding DUF4384 domain-containing protein, translated as MSLVDSEPIDFLPTACRNRHPLRRMMAGELSAAESASLKQHLEGCSACQAVMRELQAEDAEVRKAVPLAQLQEKLLAKSEPAPSNVVPLRRLSKIAPVVALALAAGLAALILAPRTAVQTAERTKGGLGLDVFVGGVGEPRRVDARELALAPGERVQLKVHGEGRRYVAVVSVDDAGSVTPIYFAGEQSLPLEGREMMLPQSIDFTGRGHERLIVLLSDEPLLRTNVEQAARAAFASAGGLAEMKPLTLDGHVDELDRTVLKPEAQ; from the coding sequence ATGAGCCTCGTCGACTCCGAGCCCATCGACTTTCTGCCCACGGCCTGCCGCAACCGGCACCCGCTGCGGCGAATGATGGCCGGCGAGCTGAGCGCAGCCGAGAGCGCCTCGCTGAAGCAGCACCTCGAGGGCTGCAGCGCCTGCCAGGCGGTGATGCGCGAGCTCCAGGCCGAGGACGCCGAGGTCCGCAAGGCCGTCCCGCTGGCGCAGCTGCAGGAGAAGCTGCTCGCGAAGTCGGAGCCCGCGCCGAGCAACGTGGTGCCGTTGCGGCGGCTCTCGAAGATCGCGCCAGTTGTCGCGCTGGCGCTCGCGGCTGGGTTGGCCGCACTGATTCTCGCGCCGAGGACGGCGGTGCAGACGGCGGAGCGCACCAAGGGCGGGCTCGGGCTGGATGTCTTCGTGGGTGGCGTCGGCGAGCCGCGTCGGGTCGATGCGCGCGAGCTCGCGCTCGCTCCAGGCGAACGCGTTCAGCTCAAGGTCCACGGCGAAGGACGCAGGTACGTGGCCGTGGTCTCTGTCGACGACGCCGGCAGCGTGACGCCCATCTACTTCGCGGGCGAGCAGAGCCTGCCGCTCGAGGGCCGCGAGATGATGCTGCCCCAAAGCATCGACTTCACCGGCCGCGGTCACGAGCGGCTCATCGTGCTCCTCTCCGACGAGCCGCTCTTGCGCACGAACGTGGAGCAGGCCGCGCGCGCCGCGTTCGCGAGCGCCGGTGGGCTCGCGGAGATGAAGCCGCTCACGCTCGACGGCCACGTCGACGAGCTCGATCGCACGGTGCTCAAGCCGGAGGCGCAGTGA